The proteins below come from a single Candidatus Bathyarchaeota archaeon genomic window:
- the rpl18a gene encoding 50S ribosomal protein L18Ae produces MSEVKVFRVTGEIVKPNLRTTFKKEVRALKPENAKEKVYMELGSKHRAKHFQIKIFKIEEISPEEIESPLIKKLTLGEEADVK; encoded by the coding sequence ATGAGCGAAGTCAAAGTGTTCCGTGTGACGGGTGAAATAGTAAAGCCTAACTTGAGAACGACTTTCAAAAAGGAAGTCAGAGCCTTGAAGCCTGAAAACGCAAAAGAAAAGGTATACATGGAATTGGGAAGCAAACACAGGGCAAAACATTTTCAAATCAAAATTTTCAAAATCGAAGAAATTTCTCCGGAGGAGATTGAAAGCCCCCTCATAAAGAAGTTGACCTTAGGGGAGGAAGCAGATGTCAAGTGA
- the pfdA gene encoding prefoldin subunit alpha: MSSDEETFRRLLTELRLLEGTADALQNRVNLVSAATTELAFASATMEGLEKEKKGTPLLVPIGGGSFIKAEVATTETMVVGIGAGVSVETSRDEARQTLEKRMAELETSRNNLQQQLAQVIAKMRTKRQQLDEVSVRLSGRRQADDVRKTKSGT, from the coding sequence ATGTCAAGTGACGAGGAAACTTTTCGAAGACTGCTGACGGAGCTTCGGCTGTTAGAAGGCACCGCAGACGCCTTGCAAAACAGAGTCAACTTAGTGAGCGCTGCTACAACTGAACTTGCCTTTGCGTCTGCGACGATGGAAGGGTTAGAAAAGGAAAAAAAGGGTACTCCTTTGCTTGTACCCATTGGCGGCGGCTCTTTCATAAAAGCTGAAGTGGCAACAACAGAGACGATGGTGGTTGGTATAGGTGCTGGTGTGTCGGTGGAGACGTCTAGAGACGAAGCTAGGCAAACTTTGGAGAAGCGCATGGCGGAGCTGGAGACGTCTAGGAACAATCTTCAGCAGCAGCTAGCTCAGGTGATAGCAAAGATGCGTACAAAAAGACAGCAGCTTGACGAAGTTTCGGTGAGGCTCAGTGGAAGGAGGCAAGCAGACGATGTTCGAAAAACTAAAAGCGGGACTTAG
- the ftsY gene encoding signal recognition particle-docking protein FtsY, which produces MFEKLKAGLSGLVNKITATELKTKQLQPILYDFKLSLVENDVAFRVAERISYEMEKRLEGVEVKRLEDRKKVVKKNLREVLLEILNTDEKIDLLKMVEEKQKDGEPFVIAFVGINGTGKTTSIAKIAKLFMEKGYTVVLACSDTYRAGSIEQLEEHAKRLEVRMIKHRYGADPAAVAFDAIKHAEAHGVNVVLIDTAGRIQTDKNLMNELAKVKRIVNPDLTLLVVDALTGNDAVMQAEEFNKSVGIDGTILTKVDADVKGGSALSVTYVTGKPILFIGVGQMYEDLQPFKPEQFTQMILK; this is translated from the coding sequence ATGTTCGAAAAACTAAAAGCGGGACTTAGCGGTTTAGTTAACAAAATTACAGCAACCGAACTTAAAACAAAACAGCTTCAGCCAATCCTATATGATTTTAAGTTAAGCCTAGTCGAGAACGATGTAGCTTTTCGAGTTGCGGAACGCATATCTTATGAGATGGAGAAACGCCTTGAAGGCGTTGAGGTAAAGCGTTTAGAAGACCGAAAAAAGGTTGTGAAGAAGAATTTACGCGAAGTTTTGCTAGAAATCTTAAACACGGATGAAAAGATAGACTTGCTAAAGATGGTTGAAGAGAAGCAGAAAGATGGAGAGCCATTCGTTATTGCGTTTGTTGGAATCAATGGCACGGGAAAGACAACGAGTATCGCTAAGATTGCCAAGTTGTTTATGGAAAAGGGTTATACAGTTGTTTTGGCTTGCAGCGATACGTATAGAGCTGGCTCGATTGAGCAGTTGGAGGAGCATGCAAAAAGGCTTGAGGTACGCATGATTAAGCATCGTTACGGGGCTGACCCTGCTGCAGTGGCTTTTGATGCTATAAAGCATGCAGAGGCTCACGGCGTTAATGTGGTGCTTATTGACACGGCGGGGCGTATTCAAACCGATAAGAACTTGATGAACGAGTTGGCGAAGGTCAAGCGCATTGTGAATCCAGATTTGACTTTGCTTGTGGTTGATGCCTTGACGGGGAATGATGCGGTTATGCAGGCTGAAGAGTTTAACAAAAGCGTGGGCATAGATGGAACTATTTTGACGAAGGTGGATGCTGATGTGAAGGGCGGTTCAGCGCTAAGCGTTACGTATGTGACTGGTAAGCCCATACTGTTCATTGGTGTGGGTCAAATGTATGAAGACTTGCAGCCTTTTAAGCCAGAACAATTCACCCAAATGATACTAAAATAA